The genomic DNA TCGGCTAGCCCCGCGGAGCGTGTGCATACGCTCCCGACGCGCACCAACCCCCGTCTGTCTGAGGTCAAGTCCCGCCAGGTCAAGCTCCAGGTAATTCGCCGCGAGGACAAGGAGATCATCATCGGCCGCATCAAGCTGCCCACCGTCaacggcgccgagcacggaTTTTTGCTCAAGCGCTTTGACACGAACGCAATTGCAGGCTCGTCCATGTTCCGCCTCGCCTTCCCGTTCGCTGACTCGGAGGAGGAGAGCGCAGAGATGGCCTACCTCGAGTCGCGCTTCGACACCGACCTCGCGAACGGCGGCACACTCGCcccgtcgacgccgcgccgtggccgccgcgccgcgaacgcggacgaggacaAGGGCAACCTGCCGCCGGGCTCGaccggcgtgcgcctgcaAGGCGTGTGGATTCCGTGCGagcacgcgacgccgatcgccgacgattacggcctgctcgagctcgcacAGCCTCTGCTGGAGGCTACTGCGGTGCTCCTGCCCAACGACGACGTCCCGCTACTGAACCCCGAGCCggagacgctcgcgctcgccgccgaggcgagccAGGTGCCGCTCTccacgccgcagcgccaggcgaagcgcgcgcgcactgccgccgccgcgagccgcCAGGCGgtggacgaggcgacgagctcgacgccgatgcAGGCTGCCAGGCAGCTCCTGCCCGActcgcccgcgtcgccgtccaagacgcgccgcagcacgccccgccgccaga from Malassezia japonica chromosome 1, complete sequence includes the following:
- a CDS encoding uncharacterized protein (EggNog:ENOG503P76I; TransMembrane:1 (i403-425o)) — protein: MPPRRSTPRKGRAESAESASSTPAKAAASPSSTTGTPRRTARGRRSTAKAAETSAEKTDAPTPSRGRARGAAKSASPAERVHTLPTRTNPRLSEVKSRQVKLQVIRREDKEIIIGRIKLPTVNGAEHGFLLKRFDTNAIAGSSMFRLAFPFADSEEESAEMAYLESRFDTDLANGGTLAPSTPRRGRRAANADEDKGNLPPGSTGVRLQGVWIPCEHATPIADDYGLLELAQPLLEATAVLLPNDDVPLLNPEPETLALAAEASQVPLSTPQRQAKRARTAAAASRQAVDEATSSTPMQAARQLLPDSPASPSKTRRSTPRRQTRAAAAAAEADAGAPLTPAQIDEQIRAAKDLAADIAAESSAAPSSSRPKRRAEEEADGAVSVVPQAQTAVRALRRRQQPIMRAAGALGAAGAVGIGAAAWYAGTLNLATAVPAALNQLQRTDYSAALHHLQNVDYSQALHTIQQNIQSWGTAWFA